A genomic segment from Antedon mediterranea chromosome 6, ecAntMedi1.1, whole genome shotgun sequence encodes:
- the LOC140052152 gene encoding uncharacterized protein isoform X2 — protein sequence MFSFRLLICLGFILFISFVDAGKQETDAVRNQNRNANADEWSTEIRLVDGESDNIGRVEIRAEVKPGKIKWGKVCHDKWEQEDADVACRQLGFSRGAKKVIKNAERTFGPGKLNFFMDDVECSGTEEALQLCTFGKKGSNKFGRGNCKDKKVRTAGVECWINQLTTPAPDMLHKFAKFANAAIPASNNILIENMDPGACALRCIREQSFTCRSFDFDKTKERCWLSEENSRSVSLSFSYRDNPYDYYERIDIGPVSSFQIVPNSALPGQNMIEYRNTMLEKCAELCLAAAFQCASFDFSRKTSQCWLSSANRTTASVPLRSDYPDNPYDYYERKGTSARECVVGKGELYRGKASMTGGGQRCANWQDVGNAVDVNPTTFPNTGLGDHNFCRNPDGDEKPWCYYYVSSSSIAGLQIVSGWDYCSVSACGDPTGKPNILTPTQDIKLLSLGKTTGQSSTTSWSSIIGSSDKAVDGNLSPNYYEGSCTHTDLEPEPYWYVDLGAEFNIEHVTIVNRATNGNRLINAQVSVSRQSAPTTFQSCGSPITTSMYEESQQDSSRVITIQCGSLLRGRYVTVKLVDTQNYLSLCEVSVYGYSISGNQVVPTLAATTPSPTCSTTEFRCNDDQRCIPLSWKCNGDDNCADRSDEDGCVNPLDDFRGFENQQLPKARSEEEYMRVSEWECAQKCIETESFVCRSFDYKSTTMDCYLFSQNRALRGGLIDANGYTHYERSSQTSDCDDADHHPCPSGLCIPMRWLCDGDNDCNDFSDESNCGTTAPFEVRIVDGTSESEGRVEVRWMGVWGIICDDRWDLTDANVVCKQLGYSRGASKATAMAEFGSGGGNIILDEVKCTGSETSLAECPNAGWGTHDCVKGEAAGVVCLMDSGCLEGEFRCGNDRCIPGSEQCDGSMQCVDGSDEMGCPTEKPVELPLRLVGGSNEKEGRLEVLYEGTWGTVCDDLFDKKAAEVVCRKLGFSGDVDVIPTATFGEGVGQIILDDVICEGNENDLNECDHAPLKGHNCAHSEDVGVRCGIEMVTIEPNTCGVKMATSGINARIIGGTSAKRGSWPWQVQLILKGGGGHYCGGTLISEDYVISAAHCFTRYTKELFTVRLGEHDQGINEGSEQSFDIECLFLHPKYDSDTTNNDIAVLKLKRKSNGGAQFGPYVMPACLPWPTNGTAQFPSGHVCWTSGWGNTGGDYPRILQEARIPLLPRSECKSQKVYGKKLTAKMFCAGYLKGGIDSCDGDSGGPLVCERNGVWTLYGVTSWGYGCAQANAPGVYARVSEYINWINQKKNSRVCE from the exons TTTCTTTATGGATGACGTCGAGTGTTCTGGAACCGAAGAAGCTTTACAGCTTTGCACATTCGGAAAGAAGGGTAGTAATAAGTTCGGTAGAGGTAATTGCAAGGATAAGAAAGTCAGGACTGCCGGGGTCGAATGCTGGATCAACCAGCTAACAA CTCCAGCTCCAGATATGCTACACAAATTCGCTAAATTTGCCAACGCAGCAATTCCAGCAAGCAACAACATACTAATAGAAAACATGGATCCCGGAGCATGCGCATTAAGATGTATACGAGAGCAAAGCTTCACGTGCAGATCGTTTGATTTTGACAAAACAAAAGAGAGATGCTGGTTAAGTGAAGAAAACTCACGATCGGTTTCCTTGAGTTTCAGTTATCGAGACAATCCTTACGATTATTATGAACGAATTGATATAG gaCCTGTATCATCTTTTCAAATTGTACCCAATTCTGCGTTGCCAGGTCAGAATATGATAGAATATCGCAATACTATGCTAGAAAAGTGTGCTGAACTTTGCCTCGCTGCTGCGTTTCAATGCGCATCTTTTGACTTCTCACGTAAAACAAGCCAGTGTTGGTTAAGCAGTGCAAATCGTACAACGGCGAGTGTGCCACTACGGAGTGATTATCCGGACAACCCGTATGATTATTACGAACGCAAAGGAACAT CTGCTCGCGAGTGCGTTGTTGGAAAAGGAGAATTATACAGAGGAAAGGCATCTATGACTGGTGGAGGACAAAGATGCGCCAACTGGCAGGATGTTGGCAATGCAGTAGACGTCAATCCTACAACATTTCCAAATACAG GACTTGGTGAccataatttttgtcgaaatcctGATGGCGATGAAAAACCGTGGTGTTACTACTATGTGTCTTCGAGTTCTATTGCTGGTTTGCAGATCGTGAGTGGTTGGGATTATTGTAGTGTTTCTGCTTGTGGAGATCCAACAGGAAAGCCTAATATATTAACTCCTACTCAAGATATTA AATTATTATCGCTTGGCAAGACAACTGGACAAAGCAGTACAACGTCTTGGTCTTCCATTATTGGAAGTTCGGATAAGGCCGTGGATGGTAACTTGTCTCCTAACTACTATGAGGGTAGCTGTACACATACAG ATCTTGAGCCGGAACCATATTGGTATGTTGATCTCGGTGCTGAATTTAACATTGAACATGTTACAATTGTTAATAGAGCGACAAACG GCAACCGTTTAATTAACGCACAGGTTAGTGTAAGTAGGCAATCGGCACCAACAACCTTCCAGAGTTGTGGCAGCCCTATCACCACATCAATGTACGAAGAGAGTCAACAGGATTCCTCAAGAGTCATTACCATTCAATGTGGAAGTTTGCTTCGGGGTCGTTACGTCACTGTAAAATTAGTTGATACGCAGAATTATCTATCTCTATGTGAAGTCAGCGTCTATGGATATAGCATTTCAG gaAACCAAGTTGTACCTACGCTAGCAGCTACAACCCCATCGCCCACATGTAGTACAACCGAGTTCCGTTGCAACGATGATCAAAG GTGTATTCCATTATCGTGGAAGTGTAATGGGGATGATAACTGTGCAGATAGAAGTGATGAAGATGGATGCG TGAACCCGTTAGATGACTTTCGAGGTTTTGAAAATCAGCAATTACCGAAGGCTAGATCAGAAGAGGAATATATGCGCGTGAGTGAGTGGGAATGTGCGCAGAAATGTATCGAGACTGAATCGTTTGTGTGTCGCTCTTTTGACTATAAATCAACCACAATGGATTGCTACCTGTTTTCACAAAATAGAGCTTTGAGAGGAGGGTTGATTGATGCTAATGGCTACACTCATTATGAAAGAAGTTCACAAACAA GTGACTGTGATGATGCAGACCATCATCCGTGTCCTTCTGGTCTATGCATCCCGATGAGATGGCTCTGTGATGGCGATAACGACTGTAACGATTTCAGTGACGAATCAAATTGTG GCACAACGGCCCCGTTTGAGGTACGCATTGTTGACGGTACATCAGAGAGTGAGGGACGAGTTGAGGTACGCTGGATGGGGGTGTGGGGTATAATTTGTGATGATAGATGGGATTTGACGGATGCTAATGTGGTTTGCAAGCAACTAGGCTATTCAAG GGGTGCCTCGAAGGCGACAGCTATGGCGGAGTTTGGTTCTGGAGGAGGTAACATCATTCTAGATGAGGTAAAGTGTACAGGCTCAGAAACCTCTTTGGCAGAGTGTCCAAATGCCGGTTGGGGAACACATGATTGTGTTAAAGGAGAGGCTGCTGGAGTTGTTTGCCTTATGGATTCTG GCTGCCTTGAAGGGGAGTTTAGGTGTGGAAACGATAGGTGTATTCCAGGATCTGAACAATGCGATGGATCTATGCAATGTGTAGATGGCAGTGATGAAATGGGCTGTCCCACTG AAAAACCAGTAGAGTTACCACTTCGACTTGTTGGTGGAAGTAACGAAAAGGAGGGCCGGTTGGAAGTACTTTATGAAGGAACCTGGGGAACTGTCTGTGATGATTTGTTTGATAAAAAAGCAGCTGAAGTTGTATGTAGAAAACTTGGCTTTAG TGGTGATGTTGACGTCATCCCGACTGCTACGTTTGGAGAAGGAGTCGGTCAGATTATACTCGATGACGTCATCTGTGAAGGCAATGAAAACGATCTTAATGAGTGTGACCATGCCCCATTAAAAGGACACAATTGCGCTCACAGCGAAGACGTAGGTGTTCGATGTGGAATCGAAATGGTCACAATAG AACCAAACACTTGTGGCGTCAAGATGGCTACCTCTGGCATCAATGCTCGCATCATTGGTGGGACATCAGCGAAGCGAGGGAGTTGGCCTTGGCAAGTACAACTGATACTGAAAGGGGGTGGAGGTCACTATTGTGGTGGCACCCTAATATCAGAAGACTACGTGATCAGTGCGGCTCACTGCTTCACAAG ATACACAAAAGAACTGTTTACAGTTCGTCTTGGAGAACATGATCAAGGCATCAATGAAGGAAGTGAACAATCGTTTGACATTGAATGTCTTTTTCTTCACCCGAAATACGACTCGGACACCACCAACAATGACATTGCCGTTTTGAAGTTAAAACGAAAGTCCAACGGTGGTGCTCAGTTTGGACCGTATGTAATGCCAGCTTGTTTACCATGGCCTACTAATGGCACAGCACAGTTTCCCAGTGGCCATGTCTGCTGGACTTCTGGATGGGGGAATACAG GTGGCGACTATCCACGCATTCTACAAGAAGCCCGTATACCTTTACTTCCACGTTCCGAGTGCAAGAGTCAGAAAGTTTATGGAAAAAAGTTGACAGCGAAGATGTTCTGCGCAGGATATCTGAAAGGTGGCATCGACTCTTGTGATGGCGATAGTGGTGGACCTTTAGTATGTGAACGCAATGGAGTATGGACACTGTATGGTGTGACATCATGGGGCTACGGCTGTGCTCAAGCTAATGCTCCCGGTGTGTATGCCAGGGTATCTGAATATATTAACTGGATTAACCAAAAAAAGAATTCCAGAGTGTGTGAATAA
- the LOC140052154 gene encoding cytochrome c oxidase assembly protein COX18, mitochondrial-like gives MSALKLFHGCVKQINSVQFKYITSCTSNRSFLIRNTAILRKSSFHSLTLKNNTLLYRKLPLTACTRGFKVEVTDKVVDNIYIPTPVETFYELLEKLHDGYGIPWWLTIIASTVMLRTFFILPFAVLQQKVMAKIESTQIEINTYAEHLKQQTAVRAKESGWSQRQMADVYSEQISAFVKKVHKRENCRPFRMCYVSIAQVASWVTVTTAIGQMTGVYPSLFGTEVDIDFLPSLLTGGTLWFQDLVQSDFILPFLFGVSNVSLVLLWSLRRGPLTRIQHRLQYLLFSLSIGLVPTAMLMPSAITLYWTVSSLCGLVYFFLLRIPYVRRLLYIPLVPSEMKYPLKEMHQIFKIRFQSKKYF, from the exons ATAAATTCTGTGCAATTTAAATACATTACTAGCTGTACAAGTAACCGTAGCTTTCTCATACGAAACACTGCAATATTACGGAAGTCATCATTCCACagtttaacattaaaaaacaatacattgctGTATAGAAAACTACCATTAACAGCATGTACACGTGGATTCAAAGTGGAAGTTACTGATAAAGTAGTGGACAATATATATATTCCTACACCTGTGGAAACATTCTATGAACTGTTGGAGAAATTGCATGATGGCTATGGCATTCCCTGGTGGTTAACAATCATAGCTTCCACAGTAATGCTTagaactttttttattttgccaTTTGCTGTTTTGCAACAAAAAGTGATGGCTAAAATTGAATCTACACAAATTGAGATTAACACATATGCAGAACATTTAAAACAACAGACTGCGGTTCGTGCAAAAGAATCTGGCTGGTCGCAAAGACAAATGGCAGATGTTTACAGCGAGcag ATTTCTGCGTTTGTCAAAAAAGTTCACAAGAGAGAAAACTGCAGACCATTTCGAATGTGTTATGTTTCGATAGCACAGGTTGCATCTTGGGTTACTGTGACAACAGCTATTGGACAAATGACTGGTGTATATCCCAGTTTATTTGGAACag AAGTGGATATTGATTTTTTACCAAGTTTGCTAACAGGAGGTACACTGTGGTTCCAAGACCTAGTTCAATCAgattttattttaccttttttatttgGAGTTTCAAATGTATCGTTAGTGCTG CTATGGTCATTACGTCGTGGCCCTCTTACAAGAATTCAACACCGTTTgcaatatttattgttttcacTTTCCATCGGCCTGGTACCCACAGCTATGTTAATGCCTTCA GCTATCACGTTATACTGGACCGTGTCTAGTCTATGTGGACTTGTGTACTTCTTTCTTCTTAGGATTCCATATGTAAGACGATTGCTTTATATTCCACTTGTACCAAGTGAAATGAAATATCCTCTCAAAGAAATGCATCAGATATTTAAAATTCGATTTcaatcaaaaaaatatttttaa